The following proteins are encoded in a genomic region of Cricetulus griseus strain 17A/GY chromosome 7, alternate assembly CriGri-PICRH-1.0, whole genome shotgun sequence:
- the Txndc17 gene encoding thioredoxin domain-containing protein 17 isoform X2, whose amino-acid sequence MATCKEVNVSGFEEFDQAVKEHKGKTIFAYFSGSKDAEGKSWCPDCVEAEPVVREGLKSVTEDCVFIYCQVGDKSYWKDPNNDFRQQLQVTAVPTLLKYGTPQKLVESECSQANLVEMIFSED is encoded by the exons ATGGCCACCTGCAAGGAGGTGAATGTGTCCGGCTTCGAGGAGTTCGACCAGGCTGTGAAGGAGCACAAGGGCAAGACAATTTTTGCCTACTTCAGCGGCTCTAAGGATGCAGAAGGGAAGAGCTGGTGCCCGGACTGCGTGGAAG CTGAGCCAGTGGTTCGAGAGGGGCTGAAGAGTGTTACTGAAGACTGCGTGTTCATCTACTGCCAAGTAGGAGACAAATCTTA CTGGAAAGACCCAAATAATGACTTCAGACAACAACTGCAAGTAACTGCAGTGCCTACACTACTTAAATATGGAACC ccTCAAAAACTTGTGGAATCTGAGTGCTCTCAGGCCAACCTCGTGGAAATGATATTCTCTGAAGATTAA
- the Med31 gene encoding mediator of RNA polymerase II transcription subunit 31 isoform X2: protein MAAAVAMETDDAGNRLRFQLELEFVQCLANPNYLNFLAQRGYFKDKAFVNYLKYLLYWKEPEYAKYLKYPQCLHMLELLQYEHFRKELVNAQCAKFIDEQQILHWQHYSRKRMRLQQALAEQQQQNNTTGK from the exons ATGGCCGCGGCCGTCGCTATGGAGACAG ATGATGCTGGAAATCGACTTCGGTTTCAGTTGGAGTTGGAATTTGTGCAATGTTTAGCCAACCCAAATTACCTTAATT TTCTTGCCCAAAGAGGTTACTTCAAAGACAAAGCTTTTGTAAATTATCTTAAGTACTTGCTTTACTGGAAAGAACCAGAATATGCCAAGTATCTAAA GTACCCTCAGTGTTTACACATGTTAGAACTGCTCCAGTATGAACACTTTCGAAAGGAGCTGGTGAATGCTCAGTGTGCGAAATTCATTGATGAACAGCAGATTCTACACTGGCAGCACTATTCCCGGAAGCGGATGCGTCTTCAGCAAGCCCTGGCAGAGCAGCAACAGCAGAATAACACAACAGGAAAATGA
- the LOC103163142 gene encoding uncharacterized protein C17orf100 homolog, whose product MASPLRSKSFAPRVESTRQKETSTIRVETSSHREETSSHRVETSSRQVRTSSRQVETSQRHREGPSLTSSAKRLPRFLEVSSQHVETSSQCTETSSSHVRASSSLRVETTVHRVESPARRDKQTARQSAKMTR is encoded by the coding sequence ATGGCCTCGCCCCTTAGGAGTAAATCCTTCGCCCCGCGAGTGGAAAGCACCCGCCAAAAGGAAACGTCGACTATCCGCGTGGAGACGTCGTCCCACCGCGAGGAAACGTCATCCCACCGCGTGGAGACGTCCTCCCGGCAGGTTCGAACGTCTTCTCGTCAGGTGGAGACCTCTCAGCGCCACCGAGAGGGACCCTCCCTGACCTCCTCCGCGAAGCGACTCCCTAGATTCCTCGAGGTATCCTCCCAGCACGTGGAAACCTCCTCGCAGTGCACGGAGACGTCCTCCAGCCACGTCAGGGCGTCGTCATCCCTGCGGGTGGAGACGACTGTGCACCGTGTAGAGAGCCCAGCCAGGAGGGACAAGCAAACAGCTCGCCAGAGTGCCAAAATGACCCGATGA